From Myxococcales bacterium, the proteins below share one genomic window:
- a CDS encoding sulfurtransferase: protein MDHSPRFLKLVTEARENVRECTVADVAARIASGERFVLVDVREESEFANGHLPGARLIGRGILERDVETTFPDTSTEIVLYCGGGFRSVLAAESLAKMGYTRVVSMDGGFRGWKEAGHTIER from the coding sequence ATGGACCACAGCCCGCGTTTTTTGAAGCTCGTCACCGAGGCCCGCGAGAACGTGCGCGAGTGCACGGTCGCCGACGTGGCGGCGCGGATCGCGAGCGGTGAGCGGTTCGTGCTCGTCGACGTGCGCGAGGAGAGCGAGTTCGCGAACGGGCATCTGCCCGGGGCACGCCTCATCGGTCGCGGCATCCTCGAGCGCGACGTCGAGACGACGTTCCCCGACACGAGCACCGAGATCGTCCTCTACTGTGGCGGAGGTTTTCGCTCGGTGCTCGCGGCCGAATCGCTCGCGAAGATGGGGTACACGCGGGTGGTGTCGATGGACGGCGGATTTCGCGGCTGGAAAGAGGCCGGTCACACGATCGAGCGGTGA
- a CDS encoding FAD-binding oxidoreductase: MSAPALTPARFDAFARALAETVPELATSVEPEDLATYGRDWTRVYEPRPSLVAFPRSRDEVSRLLALANLHGVPVVPSGGRTGLAGGAVAKDGEVVLSLEKMRHMDPVDVVGATVRVEAGAVTQVVHEHCAPFGLTWPVDFASKGSSHVGGNIATNAGGVKVIRYGLTRTWVLGLEVVLANGEVLELNGALEKNNTGTDLRQLFIGSEGTLGVVTAATLKLTKLPGKLTVALFATPSLANVLRLFAKVRTGPFTLSAYEFFTAECLARLERHRKVRAPFADGSPFYVLVELEHTDEASLEAFVSSVFDEGIVTDGVLAQHEGDARALWELREGISESLSATGLPHKNDISLPIAALEPFCEKLGSVFAERYPGWEICLFGHVGDGNLHVNVMKPDGLEKAAFLAKTKEADADLFTLVAAHGGSVSAEHGIGLLKKAALGYTRSPAEIERMRAIKKAFDPNGILNPGKVLDA, from the coding sequence ATGTCCGCGCCCGCGCTCACTCCGGCCCGCTTCGACGCCTTTGCCCGCGCCCTCGCCGAGACCGTCCCGGAGCTCGCGACGAGCGTCGAGCCCGAGGATCTCGCCACGTACGGCCGGGACTGGACCCGCGTCTACGAGCCACGCCCGTCGCTCGTCGCCTTCCCGCGCTCGCGGGACGAGGTGAGCCGGCTGCTCGCGCTCGCGAACCTCCACGGTGTGCCCGTGGTCCCCTCCGGAGGCCGGACCGGCCTCGCGGGAGGCGCCGTCGCGAAGGATGGCGAGGTCGTGCTCTCACTCGAGAAAATGCGGCACATGGACCCGGTCGACGTGGTCGGGGCCACCGTGCGCGTCGAGGCCGGAGCGGTCACCCAGGTCGTCCACGAGCACTGCGCGCCTTTCGGGCTCACGTGGCCCGTCGACTTCGCGTCGAAGGGCTCGAGCCACGTCGGCGGAAACATCGCCACGAACGCGGGCGGCGTGAAGGTGATCCGCTACGGCCTCACGCGCACGTGGGTCTTGGGGCTCGAGGTCGTGCTCGCGAACGGCGAGGTGCTCGAGCTGAACGGGGCCCTCGAGAAGAACAACACGGGCACCGACCTGCGCCAGCTCTTCATCGGGTCCGAGGGCACGCTCGGCGTCGTCACGGCGGCGACCCTCAAGCTCACGAAGCTGCCCGGGAAGCTCACCGTCGCTCTCTTCGCCACGCCTTCGCTCGCGAACGTGCTCCGCCTCTTCGCGAAGGTGCGGACCGGCCCCTTCACCTTGTCCGCGTACGAGTTTTTCACCGCCGAGTGCCTCGCGCGCCTCGAGCGGCACCGCAAAGTGCGCGCCCCGTTCGCCGACGGCTCGCCCTTCTACGTGCTCGTCGAGCTCGAGCACACCGACGAGGCGAGCCTCGAGGCGTTCGTGTCGTCCGTGTTCGACGAGGGCATCGTCACCGACGGCGTGCTCGCGCAGCACGAGGGCGACGCGCGTGCGTTGTGGGAGCTTCGCGAGGGAATCAGCGAGAGCCTCTCGGCGACGGGCCTCCCCCACAAGAACGACATCTCCCTACCTATCGCCGCCCTGGAGCCGTTCTGCGAGAAGCTCGGGAGCGTCTTCGCCGAGCGCTACCCGGGCTGGGAGATTTGCCTCTTCGGCCACGTCGGAGACGGAAACCTCCACGTCAACGTGATGAAGCCCGACGGGCTCGAGAAGGCCGCGTTCCTCGCCAAGACGAAGGAGGCCGACGCCGATCTCTTCACGCTCGTCGCCGCCCACGGGGGCAGCGTGTCGGCCGAGCACGGCATCGGCCTGTTGAAAAAAGCGGCGCTCGGGTACACGCGCAGCCCGGCCGAGATCGAGCGCATGCGCGCGATCAAGAAGGCCTTCGATCCGAACGGCATCCTCAACCCGGGCAAGGTGCTCGACGCCTGA